Within Streptomyces sp. SS1-1, the genomic segment GTCGACATGATGAGCCTGCGCCCCGACATGGCGGGCGGCGCGGACACCGCGCTGGAGCTGGAGGGGGTCATCCGCTCCGCGGAGGAGATGCGCCGGCCGCTGCAGCTGGCCGTCGCGCGCCTCGAGGACTACGACGCCGTCTACTTCCCGGGCGGCCACGGCCCGATGGAGGACCTCTGGGAGGACCCCGACGCGGGACGGCTGCTGACCGCGGCCCTCGCCTCGGGCAAGCCGCTGGCCATCGTGTGCCACGCACCGGCCGCCATGCTCTCGACCAGGCTGCACGGTGTCTCCCCCTTCGCCGGCTACCGGGTGACGGCGTTCACCAACGACGAGGAGGACGGCGTCGGGCTGGCCTCCCGGGCCCGGTGGCTCCTGGAGGACGAACTCAAGGTGCTGGGCGTGGACTTCGTGCGCGGCGAGATGTGGAAGCCGTACACGGTGGTGGACCGCAACCTCTACACCGGGCAGAACCCGGCGTCGGCGGCGGCGCTCGCGGCCGAGCTGCTGAAGGTCCTCTGAGGGTCCCGCGGGGTCCTCCGGGGAGGGGCCGGTCAGCGGCAAGCCGTCCGTGGTGCCCAATTACACTGTGTCCATGGCAGATACGACGGCGATCAAGCCCCTCGACCAGGACGAGGAAGCGTTCCTCCGGGCCCTCGGACGGGTCATGGCGTACCTGCCGCGCGTCGTCGACGCCGA encodes:
- a CDS encoding type 1 glutamine amidotransferase domain-containing protein, whose translation is MSAKLLFVMTGASYWTLKDGTRHATGYWAEEFAAPYKAFTDAGHRVTVATPRGVVPTVDMMSLRPDMAGGADTALELEGVIRSAEEMRRPLQLAVARLEDYDAVYFPGGHGPMEDLWEDPDAGRLLTAALASGKPLAIVCHAPAAMLSTRLHGVSPFAGYRVTAFTNDEEDGVGLASRARWLLEDELKVLGVDFVRGEMWKPYTVVDRNLYTGQNPASAAALAAELLKVL